The Brassica oleracea var. oleracea cultivar TO1000 chromosome C7, BOL, whole genome shotgun sequence sequence AATAGTCTTCGCTCTGACCAAACCACAGCTATCACAAAGATCCAGGAAGGACTTCAATACCTGTCCTATGTCGTGATAACTACCTCAATGCCCTCTGCTTGATATAATAAGAGAGTCAGATTGGTCTTGTTTGTGCGTTTTCCTTCTTAATACATGACTCAGGATCCGATTCAGTTTCCTTTGTAGATATTATCTCTTTCGCCAGCTGCTCTTATGGCAAGTCATTTCCACTTTAGCTGTACTCTGTTATTTGGATCTTAACTTTGATAACATCTGAAAACAAATATTAAAAGAAGGGAAGACGGATTAGTTTTCTCCAACAAATAAACTGTAATATTAAGATTCACTATAACAGCTTAGCTAGCCAAGCCAGGAGAGCATGACACATATTGTTGATGGGAGACTCCGACCTTTCCATAATACATTGTCCATCTTTGAATTTTTTACATGTGGAACAAGTGTAATAGTAAACTTGTTGAAAAATATCTTATGTGAATTTTATCAAGTGCGTGAGAACACTAACTACTCTATTGATGTAGACACTATCTTCATAAAATCAAAACCTAAGCAGTCCATTGTGAATACTATCTTCTTTGATGAAAAGTCTTTATACTTTGCACTGCCCAACAGTATTTTGTATACGAAATCATCTATGCCTTCAGAACTAACTAATTCAATACTTTCTATGTCTTAGCAACATAACATCACCAAGCTCTGTGAGCCCATTTGTTCTGGTGAATATAGATATATATATATATTCTGACACGTTTTTCTCTATCTTTTGAGATTTGAATTTGTTTTTCCCATAGTATTTCTTCTATTTCTACCATTTGAGGATATTATGAAAATGTTTATGTATTTAAAACCTTTTTTAAAAAATTTCTTGTGTACCAAATTATCTACAAAAATAATCATTTTTATACATGGGTCATTTTGCTTAGTATTCATAACAACCTTATTTATTAAGAATATAGCCATGCATTGATATCATTTGAAGATATTACGAAAATGTTTATGTATTTAAAACCTACTTTTCCTAATTTTCTTGTGTACCAAATTATCTATAAAAATAATCATTTTTATATATGAGCCATTTTGTTTAATATTCATAACAACCTATTTATTAAGAATGTAGCCATACATTGATATATGTGTCAATTTAGTATGAAGTGGGCAACGTTCTCCTTCTCCGCGCGTAAGGATTTTTAATATAATGGTCGATATTGTACTATACTATTTTTTAAAAATATATAGTAAATAATTAATTTATAGCAACAAGAAGATGAAGAAAATAAGAAGGATGAGAAAGATGAAGAGTTGGCGGATGAGTAAACAAGGGAACATGCAGAGAGAGAGAGAGAGAGAGAGAGAGAGAGAGAGAGAGAGAGAGAGAGAATATTGTACTATTCTATGTTTCTAAATAAAATGGAACACACCAACATTGTGTCTCATTTTAAAAATTAAATCTAACTATATTATATTATATGTCTAAAATAATATAGAATTAAAATCGCGACTATAGAATCTTATAATATAAAATAGAAGATTATTCTCTTCTCCTCTTACCACCTCATCAAATAGGGCAATGAGAGGCTGACACCTGTCCTCTTTTTATAAACAATGCGTTTCAGTACAGTGTGTGGATGTATATGGGATTCATCTTCATTTGGGCTTTATTCTTGGCATTTAACGCGGCCCGTTCTCAGTTGCTCAAGCGCTTAGGGTTCTCATCGTTCTTCGATCTCTACCATTAGGAGAGACATATTTGCTTTAGTCGGCGTCACTATTCCGTTCCTTGGTGTTTCGATCACGACCTTTAACCTTCTTTCCATCAATCAAAATGAAACTCCTTCCAGATTCATCGCATTTAACATGTTCTTTACTCCTTTACCCACGATCTACTCTTAAATGTGTGTTAATCTTCTGAGAGGCGGTGTTTCTACTGGTATAAAAAGGTATGCTTTCCTCCTCTCCAAAGCATCTTCTTTAGTCTCTGTGATATGGCTAACTCCAGAATGTTTTTCTCCGATTTGAAGTCCTAGATTCTCCTCCACTGTTGAGGTCGGATTACTCCGGTTCTGTGAGGTACTCATGTGGGTGGATGTAAATGTAAGTCTGTTATTGCAATCTAAATACTTGTTTGATTGAATATTTCCGGCTAACTGCTCTTTGTTTATCGATTCTGAATTCTCTATTGCTTGAAGAAGGGCTCATGTTCCTTAAACAAAACGAGCTGCTTGGATTATCTATCACAACACTCAGCTCCCAGGTAAACCAATTTTAATGGATCGTTGTATTCAATCAATGATTATCATTTTCCGGGGACCTGTTATGAAATTGTATAACATTGATTATCAGAATTCTCCAAGAAATTTACAGCATGTGCCAATACTCCCATCGTCCTCTTAGTTGCAACCGTGAACGCAAAACGTGTTGGAGGTAATCATTTCTCTCTTTTTCTTAACCAACTGACTCCTAATTGTGACATGAGATGTTTATGTAATTTTTGGCAAATGTTTCTACTAATGTACTTATTTGACCATCCCAGATTTTTTTTAAAATGTCAGTAATTCAAATTTTTAAACATTTAACTTGAAGATTTTTCTCAGTCAAACTATTTTATCTTTAAAAACTCCAATTGGATATTTTGGCTGTCTTACTGATCTCTTATATTAAATCCATACTTAAGGCCAAATATTATGCTCTTGAAGCGGCAACTGGATCGATGCTTGATAGGTTTTGTTCATCATATAGTTGACTTTGATTACTTATATCTTACCAAGTTCAAGTTGAACTGTAATATAGATTTATTTTACTCTTCAGCTAATATGTGTTCATCTTAACTATGTGTTTATGTAGCCTTATGTTAAATCAGTGTTGCTGACGTTTATTGCTTCTAACCGATTGGAAGATATGTTGTTTGTCTGCATAGCCACAATTGATGATTTTGAACGTGGTACTATATTGCCTGCAGTGATTGTAAAACTAAAGGCACAAGAAGCCCTTCTTCATTGATGTACCCAAAATATGACTAGTTAACCTAGCTGGTGTTGCAAAGTATGAACACTAACCTCAATAATTACTTTTTTGTCTCTGTCATTAACTTTTTTCTCTTAATCACAGGTAGCATGCAAAAGTCTCTGTCTATGACAACGACAACAACCAGACTGTTTTCGTGCTACTTAGTGATGCAGGTCATGAGTTGACAGGAAAGCACGCTATGGAATAAGTTGACAACTACTTTGAGCTTAGTTGGCTTCAGATTATACCTAGAGTTATTTATAACTCTCTTTTTTTAAAAAAAATGTAGTCTAATGAAAACATTGGTGCCGACAATGACACCATTGGTCAAACACATAAGTTCAGGGTCAAAGTATCTTACTAAAACTTGACAGGGGAGACTAAGTCTATAGCTATTACAAAGGTGCTTTCTTCATCGGTTCTGTCACCTATAACAGCCCAGTTGAGATTGATGTGTGTGCATCTTCGAAAGGTTGTGGGGACCTTACTGATGAGGGAAACAAAACCACCAGTAACACTGATGTAGCACAGAAAGCTAACCGTGCTGCTGGATAATAGAGCATCCATCACTCATCCCAGTCAATGCTAGCATGCGTTGGAGTGTTAGTCTCTATTTTTCTATGTTTATGCTTTGACTAAGTTTTTCTTTATTTGGTTTTCAACTATCGTTGTTGCATTGGTTTAATATTTGAACACAATTTACTTATTTTTAGACTTTAATTTTTCTTAGAGGACTTAATGATTTTGAGGTTCCTAAGCACTTGGTATTTCGTATACTGATGACAACTAATCAATCAGGAATTTTTAGTTAGAAAAATAAACGTTTAACGACTCAAACAGATTGTTTAGACTTTTACATTGTTAATTTTTTACTGGCTCAAACCAACTGTATTGATCCAACCGAAACCAACGCAAGAAAAACACACAAGTTCTTCTTTCACATGTTCTAAAAACCACACTATCGGACAAGTTTTCAAACCTCTTCTACGTTGAAGCTCTCTGGTTAAGAAACAATACCCCAATCAACTGTATAAACGTAAGAATTTTTAAAGCAGACCCAAATTTTTTTATAACTTGACCCATAACAATAACTTACTATCGGATTGATTGTAAGGTTTGTCATCTTGACTGGAATGGATAAATCATCTCCTACCCACCCTCTGCATACTTCAAGCATTACAACTCATTATTCCACTGATTCACCAACATTAATGTTAAGTGTAAGCCGATTAGACAGGATAGGTAGGGCAACATTAATATGTCATAGGTTTTGAATAACGTTATTTGGGCTGAAAAATATAAACAAAAGCTTAATTTGTTTCACCTTTGTCTCACCTTCTCCTTCTTAGAGAATGGCAAGTCAAGATTGTCAGGGTTCTTCTTTTTTTCGCCAGAGACGATTAACAACGGCCAATCATTGCTGGAATCTGCCGTTCATTTCAATTCGACTGTAGTTCTTCTCACCGACAATAGGAAACCGAACAGTTACGAATTACATTAAATCGTTGTCATTAAAGTTCTTCCTAACTCATTCTCCCCATTCATTCCAATGTTTCTCATTTAGTGCATCTCTTCTTCTTACAGTCGGTGAATCTGCACTCTAAATAGTTGAGTTTGTATCCGTATAATTCATCATCTCATGCTTTACATATCGTTGTTACTCGCCTTCTTGGTTTTGGATTAGAGCTCTCTGGCTTTAACGAATCCATGAACGTTTTCTGCGAGCAGCTTGGAGTGAAAGCTCATGGTCATGGGACGGCAAGTAGGATGGTTTTCCTCCCGGTGGAGGAGATGGTGACTGTTTTGACACCACCGTAGTGGGATCGAGGTAGGAGAGAGTGGAGTCGGGGAACTTGTCTTCGATGGAAATGACAGAGGAGATGGTAGTTGAGAAGGATCAGGTGGTTGAGTTAGAGCTGCGGCGGCTGCTGAATTGAGGGAGAGATTAGGAGAAAGAGCGTGTGAAGGAGAGAGGCCATGAATGTGGAGGTTGTGAAAAGGAATGGTTTGACTGAATGTGATGTTACATATTCCGGTGGAGCAAAACAGTCGTGTCTTATCTTGGTCTCCAAGTGCGTGAATCCAAATGTTGTCTTCTCAAGATCTATCACCCAATGCCTCTCCCATTACTTGAAACTGCGAGTATAACTATGTAAGTCTATATCCCTGCAAGTCATCACTTCAATCCTTTGACTCTCAAATTCAGTACAAAAATTTTAAATTTGAAAATTCTGGTTTCAGAATCGAAGGCTGATAGGTGTGGCGAGACCATTGTGACAAAGCTTCTGCATTTATGGGAAGCACGGAATGTGAATAAGGGTGGTGATCTCATTGGTGTTTATATTACTTTGGTGGATGAGATGATATATTTTTATTAACTTAAACTCTGATTTTTTATACCACAAATAAATCTTATTATTTCTATTAACTCGATGGAGTAAATCTTATTGTTTCTATTAGGTTCACGGAGAAGACCAGTTTTGTTGAGATTGCAAAGAACATTAACCATATCCCTACGTTGAATCTCTCTTTGTAGTTACAACATGGTCAACTCTGAGGACAAGACAAACAAGAGCAAAAGTGTCTTCTTGGCATGTTCTTTGAGTCTTTAAGATTTCTCACACACACATCAGGTATATCATATTTAAGTATTTTCATATCCGTTAAAACATAGATATTTTTCTTCAAGCTTTCAGTTGTCCCCTAAGAAAATCATATGGATTCTAATTCTACAGAGATATTTTGGTTCGCAATTGGCAGAGGAAAACAAGCTACTAAAACATAAGCTATTGTGAATTTGTTTGCTATAATTGTACTATGCTTTATGTGTATGGACTGCAACAGTTATAACTAACTTCAAAATGAACCAGGCAAAAAGACTATGAAACCACGAAAGAGCTTCTATGGTTAATGGGATTGTTGATACTGATTCACTTAATAAGTGGAGTCAGAGCTTTACAACAAATGTTTCTTGATTACATAGTGTTTGGCTATTTTGACATGTTCATCAAGGTTCACTCTTTAGTCTTTACTAATGAAATTCAAATTGGTAAATTTAGTTTTCTGCCTCTTTAGATAGTTTTCACAATCAAATCTTCAGGATTTATATTGTAAGGAGATGAATCATATATATTTTCTTCTGATTTATGTTTGTATAGTTAACAAATTAACCTCCAGCATAAAGTTACCAATTTCACGTCTTCCTTATCGTATGTATTCACTGTATGCACATGCTTTCATGGCAGGAATAGTAGATACTCAGGGTCTCATCGCCCTCATGATGATGACACCAGGCGGGAGAAGACATAAAGCCAGCTACAGTTTTTAAAACGGTGAAGAACTTGAAATGTTGAAATTCCATGTGTACTTCAGCAAAATACCTTCTCATTGCGGTGTTCTTGCTCAAGAAACCCAACAGCATAAGATGCCTGGATGTTGGACTCCACAGAGGGCATGGATAATCGTAAAAGAACTCGGAAGTAAGTTTTTAAAACAGTGTCTTTGTTTCTCTTTTGGTGTATATTTCATAACTAAAAATGATTTGATTGCTGAATTTGATGACAAGTGTATGTATGTAATGATAATTTCTCTGTGTGTTTCTTGATGTATTTGAATAGAATCTGAAGTTTTTTCTTGATGATGATGTCTCCTCCTTGGGATAGCATTCATGTTTTCTCTTCTCATATTATCATCTCATCATAAAGTTATTTAAAAACTTAACTCATAAGAGAAAAATTCATCTATCATATTGTTTATCATGATTCATCAAATCTAAGCCAACAATAAAGTAAATCTTAAGGGAAAACATTTAAAAATTAAAAAAACGAAAACCACAACCAACAAATAATATATGATCAAACAATTTTTTTAAAAATTTAGTTTGAAAATAATTGTATCCAATGACAAGATACAATCAATATAGTCAATATATAGTAATGTATAATAGAATTATTGTAAAGGTTATCTTTTTTAAGTTAGCCAGTAATATTTATTTCAGAAAATTTGTTCAATTATTTTGATAACATGGTTAACTTAATTTTCATATATATAATAGGACATATAAGATTCTAACAAACATGTATATGTATACAGTTTCTCAAAAAAGAACATGTTTATGTACAGTGTAAGAATAGTTTCATATTATCAATTTATCTATCTTTAAATATTTTATATTATAATGAATAAGTTATTTTTTTTACATCGTGAAAATCATTAATTTTTAAGAAAAAAAATTATAAAAAAAGAAAATTATTTTTACAATTTTATAATAATTAAGTAAATATATAATTTATAAAATGAATAGTTAATAATGTTGTAAAAATTATGAACGTTAAATATATTTTTAGTTAAAAATAAATTAAACATGTAAATTAAATTTATATTATTTGTCATTAACTCCCCCGCCCGTAGGGCTGGTTTACCCTAGTATTATATAAAATTTATAAAATATATGTCTGTTTTGAAAGTTTCAAATCATTTATGTGTTGAAAAAAAATCTATGTTTTTATCATGTAAACTACAAAGTTCAATATTTATTAACAGAAATTGGAAGCAATTAAAGTAGAAGGGAAAAATATTTGTAAGAAAAGAAAAAAAAAATCATTAAAATGTAAATGGTGCATCTCAAGGGCAATATGCCAATTATTACACAAATATCATAGTATTTTCCTTGCTATGTATACATACTTCATTTAATTCCTACAATGGATATGATCCCAATTTTTTTTTTTTTTATATATTTATAATTTTCTAAAAATAATAATCATGTTTGAAAAGATAATGCTACCTTAGATAGAGAGTTCAGTGATAAGATGATTTATTTAACTCCTCATATGCCCTACACATAGTACATTATGTATCATAATTTATGGGAAAAAGGCCAATTCATACATCAACAGTAAACCGCGGTCCCGATCAGTACATACACTAATGACCTGTGCTAAAACATACATCAACGTAGATTTATTTTAAATTTCTTACACGAACTACTATTATGTCTCCGAAACACTGTGACAAGTCGATTCTTTGTTTCTTTTCTCCAAGGTTTAATATTTATAGCTAATACATATTTAATTCTGATATTTTTTTGCTTGCCGTTTGTCTTCTATAGTCATCATCTTCCTCCTTCCTCTGTAACATTACAGCAAGAACCACCACTTCCACTCTCACTTTTTCTATTAGACATAT is a genomic window containing:
- the LOC106305137 gene encoding uncharacterized protein LOC106305137 isoform X1, which codes for MCVNLLRGGVSTGIKSPRFSSTVEVGLLRFCEVLMWVDVNKGSCSLNKTSCLDYLSQHSAPRILQEIYSMCQYSHRPLSCNRERKTCWSDCKTKGTRSPSSLMYPKYD
- the LOC106305137 gene encoding uncharacterized protein LOC106305137 isoform X2, coding for MCVNLLRGGVSTGIKSPRFSSTVEVGLLRFCEVLMWVDVNKGSCSLNKTSCLDYLSQHSAPRILQEIYSMCQYSHRPLSCNRERKTCWR